The following coding sequences are from one Rhodobiaceae bacterium window:
- the atpH gene encoding ATP synthase subunit delta, translating to MVRLRGKCDKNDAELPHLRDFLGLGIAPAMPACYHTPGFGGGHFVGCFPFAITSMFSGGYPVCPGHPGISGNRPRPSVASTHVSADKPLASGVAGRYATALFELADQAGALDTVAADLTGLSGLIDTSDDLKRLVRSPVFSTDDQAAAMSAILTKAGVQTLTQNFVGVVIANRRIFALQDMIRAYGQLLAQSRGEISADVTSAYPLGDPQVAALKQALNAAMGRDVQIETRVDKELLGGLVVKVGSRMIDSSLRTKLNNLKFAMKEAG from the coding sequence ATGGTCCGTCTACGGGGAAAGTGCGACAAAAATGACGCCGAATTGCCGCACCTGCGCGATTTTCTGGGCTTGGGCATTGCACCTGCTATGCCTGCGTGTTACCACACGCCCGGTTTCGGGGGCGGTCACTTTGTTGGCTGTTTTCCGTTTGCCATAACATCAATGTTTTCAGGAGGTTATCCTGTTTGCCCGGGTCACCCGGGAATCTCAGGTAACCGTCCTAGACCAAGCGTTGCGAGCACACACGTGTCAGCTGATAAACCACTCGCTTCCGGCGTTGCCGGTCGCTATGCAACAGCTCTCTTTGAGCTGGCAGACCAGGCAGGCGCCCTTGATACGGTCGCGGCAGACCTCACGGGTCTGAGCGGTCTGATCGATACGTCTGACGACCTGAAACGGCTTGTGAGAAGCCCTGTCTTCTCCACCGACGATCAGGCCGCCGCCATGTCAGCGATCCTGACGAAGGCCGGCGTTCAGACATTGACCCAGAATTTTGTCGGCGTGGTGATTGCCAACCGCCGAATTTTTGCACTTCAGGATATGATCCGTGCGTATGGCCAGCTTCTGGCTCAGTCGCGCGGTGAAATTTCTGCTGACGTCACCAGCGCTTACCCGCTGGGCGATCCTCAGGTTGCGGCGCTCAAACAAGCGCTCAATGCCGCTATGGGTCGTGACGTACAAATCGAAACACGGGTGGACAAGGAGCTGCTTGGCGGTCTCGTTGTCAAAGTGGGAAGTCGAATGATCGACTCCTCACTCCGCACCAAACTCAATAACCTCAAATTTGCGATGAAAGAGGCTGGCTGA
- the priA gene encoding primosomal protein N', with amino-acid sequence MPSEFSDSDLFKDEAPQKQRVVSVLLPLGIPGPYDYSVPDTLNVGTGDYVTVPLGPREVLGVVWGEGSGEVGHNRLKSIIDKLDAPPMTHALRQFVDWIAVYTLSPPGAVLRLAVRVPGALEPAGVRTVYRLGGPPPGRMTPGREKVLELAKDGFARTTREIADEAGVSPAVVRGLIDAGTFEAVELPADAPFDEPDLARVGANLSEDQQFAADQLTTRIEQGGFSAQLLDGVTGSGKTEVYFEAVAAALAKGRQALILLPEIALTGQFLQRFEARFGCRPAEWHSDLSTKERKRVWRAVADGTAKAVVGARSALFLPYPDLGLIVVDEEHESAFKQEEGVSYNARDMSVVRGSLGGFPVVLASATPSLETMANVWSGKYDHLVLPERHGPAVMPAVGAIDMRAHPPEKGEWISPPLVREIAEALSKGEQSMLFLNRRGYAPLTLCRTCGHRIGCPECDSWLVEHRFRKELTCHHCGYSAPVPRACPSCNDEDALIACGPGVERIAEEVVQKFPEARLALLSSDSLRGPAAHTEAIRQITDHEVDVIVGTQIVAKGHNFPLLTVVGVVDADLGLENGDLRAGERTFQLLHQVAGRAGRADRPGRVYLQTYMPEHPVMQALIQGERDRFLEREASMRERTGYPPYGRLVGIVVSGPNPQQVHGVSRELARSHASQEGISVFGPAPAPLALLRGRHRVRFLVKSTRNVPIQDYVADWLSRVKVPNAVRVSVDVDPYSFL; translated from the coding sequence ATGCCGAGCGAATTTTCAGACAGCGATCTTTTTAAGGATGAAGCGCCCCAGAAGCAGCGGGTTGTCTCCGTTCTGTTGCCGCTCGGCATTCCGGGACCTTATGACTATTCGGTGCCTGACACTCTCAATGTTGGCACAGGTGACTATGTGACTGTGCCTTTGGGGCCACGGGAAGTGCTCGGTGTCGTTTGGGGTGAAGGCAGCGGAGAGGTCGGTCACAATCGATTGAAATCAATTATCGACAAACTTGATGCGCCCCCCATGACCCATGCGCTCCGACAGTTTGTTGATTGGATTGCGGTCTACACCTTGTCCCCGCCAGGTGCTGTGTTGCGTTTGGCGGTTCGGGTGCCGGGCGCCTTGGAGCCTGCTGGTGTGCGGACTGTGTATCGGCTTGGTGGGCCGCCGCCAGGGCGTATGACGCCTGGCAGGGAAAAAGTTCTGGAGCTGGCGAAGGATGGTTTCGCGCGGACAACGCGGGAGATTGCAGACGAAGCGGGTGTCTCTCCGGCAGTTGTTCGCGGTCTTATAGATGCAGGCACATTTGAAGCGGTGGAGCTTCCCGCTGATGCTCCCTTTGATGAGCCGGATTTGGCGCGCGTGGGCGCGAACCTGTCTGAAGATCAACAATTTGCAGCAGACCAGCTGACCACGCGTATTGAGCAAGGCGGGTTTTCAGCGCAGCTCTTGGATGGCGTGACTGGGTCCGGCAAGACCGAGGTTTATTTTGAAGCGGTTGCGGCGGCTTTGGCAAAAGGGCGGCAGGCCTTGATCCTGCTGCCGGAAATTGCGCTGACGGGACAGTTTTTGCAGCGGTTTGAGGCGCGGTTTGGTTGTCGCCCGGCGGAATGGCACTCAGATCTTTCCACCAAAGAGCGAAAGCGTGTCTGGCGGGCTGTCGCGGACGGAACGGCAAAAGCTGTGGTGGGCGCGCGCTCTGCCCTTTTTCTTCCCTATCCGGACTTGGGGCTCATCGTGGTGGATGAAGAGCATGAAAGTGCGTTCAAGCAGGAAGAGGGCGTTTCCTACAATGCGCGGGATATGAGTGTGGTGCGGGGATCGCTCGGTGGTTTCCCCGTTGTGCTGGCGTCTGCCACGCCGTCCCTTGAAACCATGGCGAATGTCTGGTCTGGCAAATATGACCATCTGGTTCTGCCTGAGCGGCATGGGCCTGCGGTGATGCCCGCTGTCGGGGCGATTGATATGCGCGCGCACCCGCCTGAAAAAGGTGAGTGGATTTCGCCTCCGCTTGTAAGAGAGATAGCGGAAGCGCTCTCAAAGGGTGAGCAATCCATGCTGTTCCTCAACCGGCGGGGATATGCACCGCTTACGCTGTGCCGGACGTGCGGGCATCGGATTGGCTGCCCTGAATGCGATTCTTGGCTCGTGGAGCACCGGTTTCGCAAGGAACTGACATGCCACCATTGTGGCTACTCCGCGCCTGTGCCGCGTGCGTGTCCCTCCTGCAATGATGAGGATGCGCTTATTGCGTGCGGTCCAGGCGTTGAGAGAATCGCTGAGGAAGTGGTTCAGAAATTCCCGGAGGCACGGTTGGCTCTCCTGTCGTCTGACAGTCTTCGCGGGCCTGCAGCGCATACAGAAGCGATCCGGCAGATTACGGATCACGAAGTTGATGTGATTGTGGGGACCCAGATCGTGGCGAAAGGGCACAACTTTCCGTTGTTGACGGTTGTTGGCGTGGTGGATGCGGATCTGGGGCTTGAGAATGGCGATCTGCGCGCAGGCGAGCGCACTTTCCAGCTGCTTCATCAGGTGGCAGGGCGTGCTGGGCGCGCTGATCGGCCGGGCCGGGTTTATCTCCAGACCTATATGCCCGAGCACCCGGTCATGCAGGCCCTTATACAAGGAGAGCGGGACCGATTCCTTGAGCGGGAGGCTTCCATGCGGGAGCGTACCGGCTATCCGCCCTATGGGCGTCTCGTAGGCATTGTTGTCTCAGGCCCCAATCCTCAACAGGTGCATGGTGTTTCCCGTGAGCTCGCCCGGTCGCATGCCTCCCAAGAGGGAATCAGCGTCTTTGGCCCTGCTCCCGCGCCTCTCGCACTCCTCCGCGGCCGCCACCGGGTCCGATTCCTGGTGAAAAGCACCCGGAACGTGCCGATCCAGGACTATGTGGCGGACTGGCTGTCGCGGGTAAAGGTGCCCAATGCGGTCCGAGTCTCAGTGGATGTGGATCCCTATTCTTTCCTTTGA
- the tal gene encoding transaldolase translates to MKFFIDTADIDEIRDLSDSGLLDGVTTNPSLVAKTGRDFFEVVKEICGTIDGPVSAEVTALDADGMIKEGKTVAKLADNVVVKLPLIWEGLKACRALTAEGIKTNVTLCFSATQALLAAKAGATYISPFVGRLDDIHIDGMELIEDIRAIYDNYDDLDTEILVASIRNPNHVKDAALIGADVVTVPPSVLRTLVAHPLTDKGLAAFLADWEKTGQKI, encoded by the coding sequence ATGAAGTTTTTTATCGACACAGCAGACATTGATGAGATTCGCGACCTGAGTGATTCAGGCTTGCTCGATGGCGTTACGACCAACCCATCACTTGTCGCTAAAACAGGCCGCGACTTTTTCGAAGTTGTAAAAGAGATATGCGGAACGATCGATGGCCCGGTCAGCGCAGAAGTTACTGCCCTCGATGCAGACGGCATGATCAAGGAAGGCAAGACAGTTGCAAAACTCGCTGACAATGTTGTCGTCAAGCTTCCACTCATTTGGGAAGGACTGAAAGCCTGTCGCGCACTGACCGCCGAGGGCATCAAGACAAATGTCACGCTCTGCTTCTCAGCAACCCAAGCCTTGCTCGCCGCCAAAGCAGGGGCAACCTATATCTCCCCCTTTGTCGGGCGTCTGGACGACATTCACATTGATGGCATGGAACTGATTGAGGATATTCGGGCGATCTACGATAATTACGACGATCTCGATACCGAAATCCTGGTGGCTTCAATCCGCAATCCAAACCATGTAAAAGACGCAGCTCTAATTGGTGCAGATGTCGTGACGGTCCCCCCATCGGTACTGCGAACACTCGTGGCGCACCCTCTAACAGACAAAGGTCTCGCGGCATTCCTCGCAGACTGGGAAAAAACCGGCCAGAAGATTTAA
- the xerC gene encoding tyrosine recombinase XerC, whose protein sequence is MAGSAPKRLERPITGRLNGPPEEVAATIAGAASAGKAVSSYLTFLTSEKRASPKTIENYARDLMRFFEFLLDHLEGDASLEDLAALSVSDFRAFLAHRRREGLSAKSIARTLSSLRGFFGHLEREGLATNHALKRLKTPKIPHSIPKPVSEAGALNLLEDAKTISTEPWVAARDTSIVTLLYACGLRIAEALSLNQNDAPFGETLRIIGKGNKERIVPVLPAARDAVDQYQTLCPHPLDGDDPLFAGVRGKRLNPREVQKLMATLRVRLGLPDTATPHALRHSFATHLLSAGGDLRSIQELLGHASLSSTQVYTEVDADRLREIYDKAHPAQKGSKPT, encoded by the coding sequence ATGGCTGGATCTGCCCCAAAACGTTTAGAGAGACCAATAACCGGCCGCCTGAACGGCCCGCCGGAAGAAGTTGCCGCAACCATCGCAGGCGCAGCTTCCGCAGGCAAAGCTGTTTCCAGCTACCTGACCTTCCTCACCAGTGAGAAACGAGCAAGCCCCAAAACGATAGAGAACTATGCGCGTGATCTCATGCGCTTCTTCGAGTTCCTGCTCGATCACCTGGAAGGTGATGCCAGCCTTGAGGATTTAGCGGCCCTCTCTGTCAGCGACTTTCGTGCCTTCCTGGCCCATCGTCGCCGAGAGGGCTTAAGTGCCAAGAGCATTGCCCGAACACTCTCCTCGCTGCGTGGTTTTTTTGGACATCTGGAACGCGAGGGCCTGGCGACAAACCATGCCCTTAAACGCTTGAAGACACCCAAAATCCCTCACAGCATCCCGAAGCCGGTATCGGAGGCAGGGGCACTCAATCTGTTGGAAGACGCGAAAACAATCTCGACAGAGCCCTGGGTCGCCGCCCGTGACACAAGCATTGTGACGCTGCTTTATGCCTGTGGATTGCGGATTGCTGAGGCCCTGTCCCTCAACCAAAACGATGCTCCCTTCGGCGAGACACTGCGCATCATCGGCAAGGGCAACAAAGAACGCATCGTTCCAGTTCTGCCCGCAGCCAGAGACGCCGTTGATCAGTACCAGACTCTCTGTCCTCATCCGCTAGACGGCGACGACCCACTTTTTGCAGGGGTCCGGGGCAAAAGGCTCAACCCACGAGAAGTACAAAAACTGATGGCAACCCTGCGCGTGCGCTTGGGACTTCCTGACACGGCAACACCCCATGCGCTCCGCCATTCTTTTGCGACGCATCTCCTAAGTGCCGGAGGCGATCTGAGATCTATTCAGGAACTGCTCGGCCATGCGAGCCTGTCATCGACACAAGTCTATACAGAAGTCGATGCAGACCGTCTTCGAGAGATCTACGACAAGGCCCACCCGGCACAAAAGGGCTCAAAGCCGACCTAG
- the lpd3 gene encoding dihydrolipoyl dehydrogenase 3: protein MSDTFDLIVIGAGPGGYECAIRASQLGMSVACVEKRDALGGTCLNVGCIPSKALLHASELFAETDHFEKMGINVGKPKLDLKVMQSFKQQAIDGNTQGIEFLFKKNKIEWVKGTGTLKGAGEVEVALTEGGSRILKASDIVLATGSDVAQLPGIDVDEKQIVSSTGALELEKVPGKLVVVGGGVIGLELGSVWNRLGSDVTVVEFLPAILPGMDGEVAKTFQRILKKQKFSLKLGSKVTGVEKSGKGLKVSIEPAKGGDTEVLDADVVLVCIGRVAYTEGLGLDKAGVEVDERGRIKVDAHLKTNVDGVHAIGDAITGPMLAHKAMEEGVVLAERLAGQMPHMNYDVIPGVVYTQPEVASVGKTEEELKEAGIDYRAGKFPFTANGRAKANQQTDGFVKILADKKTDKVLGVHIIGTQAGEMIHEAVTVMEFGGAAEDIARTCHAHPTLSEAVKEAALAVDGRPLHM from the coding sequence ATGTCCGACACGTTCGATCTTATTGTTATCGGTGCAGGCCCTGGCGGCTATGAATGTGCAATCCGCGCGTCTCAATTGGGGATGAGCGTTGCGTGCGTTGAAAAACGTGATGCACTTGGTGGAACCTGCCTCAATGTTGGGTGCATCCCCTCAAAGGCGCTGCTTCATGCGTCAGAGCTTTTTGCTGAGACCGACCATTTTGAAAAAATGGGCATCAATGTTGGTAAGCCCAAGCTCGACCTCAAAGTCATGCAGAGTTTTAAGCAGCAGGCGATTGATGGGAATACGCAAGGCATCGAATTCCTGTTCAAGAAAAACAAGATTGAATGGGTAAAGGGCACAGGAACACTCAAAGGTGCCGGCGAAGTTGAAGTCGCCCTTACTGAAGGTGGATCGCGGATACTGAAGGCGTCTGACATTGTGCTGGCGACAGGGTCCGATGTCGCGCAGCTGCCTGGTATTGACGTTGATGAAAAACAGATTGTCTCCTCAACTGGTGCACTGGAGCTTGAGAAAGTTCCGGGCAAGCTGGTTGTCGTCGGCGGCGGTGTGATTGGTCTGGAGCTTGGGTCTGTTTGGAATCGCCTCGGGTCCGACGTCACAGTTGTTGAATTCCTGCCTGCAATTCTGCCGGGTATGGATGGAGAAGTGGCGAAGACCTTCCAGCGAATTCTGAAGAAGCAGAAATTTTCTCTAAAGCTTGGCTCCAAAGTGACTGGCGTTGAGAAGAGTGGAAAAGGTCTCAAGGTATCTATTGAGCCTGCCAAGGGTGGCGACACGGAAGTTTTAGATGCTGACGTGGTTTTGGTTTGCATCGGCCGGGTCGCTTACACCGAAGGTCTCGGGCTCGACAAGGCCGGTGTTGAGGTTGATGAGCGCGGTCGCATCAAAGTGGACGCGCATCTCAAAACCAATGTGGATGGTGTGCACGCAATTGGCGATGCGATCACGGGGCCTATGCTCGCTCACAAGGCGATGGAAGAAGGTGTGGTCCTGGCTGAGCGACTGGCGGGCCAAATGCCTCATATGAATTACGATGTTATTCCAGGCGTTGTGTATACGCAGCCGGAAGTGGCAAGTGTCGGTAAGACCGAAGAAGAATTGAAAGAAGCCGGTATTGACTATCGCGCAGGAAAATTCCCCTTCACCGCAAACGGGCGTGCGAAAGCCAACCAGCAGACAGACGGCTTTGTGAAAATCCTGGCGGACAAAAAGACCGACAAGGTTTTGGGTGTTCACATTATCGGCACGCAGGCCGGTGAGATGATCCACGAGGCTGTGACAGTGATGGAATTTGGCGGCGCTGCGGAAGATATTGCGCGCACCTGCCATGCTCACCCAACATTGTCTGAAGCTGTCAAAGAGGCAGCGCTTGCAGTGGATGGTCGCCCCCTGCACATGTAA
- the sucB gene encoding dihydrolipoyllysine-residue succinyltransferase component of 2-oxoglutarate dehydrogenase complex, giving the protein MSTEIRVPTLGESVTEAEVIQWFKQAGDAVAVDEPLVELETDKVTIELPSPAAGVLAEITVETGETVEVDALLGMIGDGDGAVVKAKPAAAKEEVKAEPAPKAEPEPAPAPAPAAASDGGSEALSPAVKKLIDENGLDPSMISGSGKDGRIVKGDVLAVLEAKGAAAPAATAATPIAVPAAAKPASTPAVDQGAREERVRMTRLRKTIATRLKEAQNTAAMLTTFNEVDLGAVMAARSQYKELFEKKHGVRLGFMSFFVKACITALKDIPAVNAEIDGDELVYKNFYNIGVAVGTDKGLVVPVLKDAQDLSLAGIEKAINAYGQAARDGNLKIDDLQGGTFTISNGGVYGSLMSTPILNAPQSGILGMHKIQERPMVVNGEIQVRPMMYLALSYDHRIVDGKEAVTFLVRVKECLEDPQRLLLDL; this is encoded by the coding sequence ATGAGCACTGAAATTCGCGTCCCTACGCTCGGTGAATCCGTCACAGAGGCAGAGGTGATCCAATGGTTCAAACAGGCTGGCGATGCTGTCGCTGTCGATGAGCCGCTGGTGGAGCTTGAGACCGATAAGGTCACGATCGAGCTCCCCTCTCCTGCTGCAGGTGTTCTGGCAGAAATCACCGTTGAAACTGGTGAGACTGTGGAAGTGGACGCGTTGCTCGGCATGATTGGTGATGGCGATGGTGCTGTTGTCAAAGCAAAGCCCGCTGCTGCGAAAGAAGAAGTTAAAGCTGAGCCAGCTCCAAAGGCTGAGCCAGAACCGGCGCCAGCACCTGCGCCTGCTGCGGCGTCAGATGGCGGTAGTGAGGCCTTGTCTCCAGCGGTGAAAAAGCTGATTGATGAAAACGGCCTTGATCCATCCATGATTTCCGGCAGCGGCAAAGACGGTCGCATCGTCAAGGGTGATGTGCTGGCAGTGCTTGAGGCAAAAGGCGCTGCAGCTCCGGCAGCTACAGCTGCTACTCCGATCGCGGTACCCGCTGCAGCGAAACCTGCCAGCACTCCGGCTGTTGACCAGGGTGCCCGGGAAGAACGCGTGCGCATGACCCGTCTTCGCAAGACGATTGCGACGCGCCTTAAAGAGGCGCAGAACACTGCAGCCATGCTCACCACGTTCAACGAAGTTGACCTTGGTGCAGTGATGGCGGCGCGGTCGCAGTACAAAGAACTGTTTGAGAAGAAGCACGGCGTGCGCTTGGGCTTCATGAGCTTTTTCGTCAAAGCCTGTATTACAGCGCTCAAAGACATCCCGGCAGTGAATGCTGAAATTGATGGCGACGAGCTGGTCTACAAGAATTTCTACAATATTGGTGTCGCAGTCGGGACGGACAAAGGTCTTGTCGTGCCAGTGCTGAAAGACGCCCAGGACCTGTCGCTTGCCGGCATCGAGAAAGCAATCAATGCTTATGGTCAGGCAGCCCGTGACGGGAACCTCAAGATTGATGATTTGCAAGGCGGTACTTTCACCATCTCCAATGGAGGTGTCTACGGTTCGCTCATGTCGACCCCGATCCTGAACGCACCTCAGTCCGGTATTCTGGGCATGCACAAAATTCAGGAACGTCCGATGGTTGTGAATGGTGAGATCCAGGTGCGTCCGATGATGTATCTGGCGCTTTCCTATGATCATCGGATTGTTGACGGCAAAGAAGCTGTGACCTTTCTGGTGCGGGTCAAAGAATGCCTGGAAGACCCACAGCGTTTGCTTCTTGATCTTTAA
- the sucA gene encoding 2-oxoglutarate dehydrogenase E1 component — MMSKSSSNEQLERTSFLFGTNAPFVEELYARFQNDPQSVDAEWRTFFASLGDDTADVLREAEGASWKRQDWPMHANGEMVSALDGNWPAADEQAIRTKLQARTPEASEESIRASTLDSVRAIMMIRAYRIRGHLDADLDPLALREESHHPELQPESYGFGPEDLDRPIFLDYVLGLETSTIREMLEILRRTYCGTFAVEFMHVSDPEEKAWIQERIEGRDKEISFTREGRLAILDKLIHAEGFEKFLAVKYTGTKRFGLDGGEATIPALEQIIKRGGALGAKEIVVGMPHRGRLNVLTNVMGKPYQAIFHEFYGGSANPEDVDGSGDVKYHLGASSDREFDGNKVHLSLTANPSHLEIVDPVVLGKARAKQDQLHDRERGSVIPLLLHGDAAFAGQGVVAECLGLSGLKGHRTGGSIHFIVNNQIGFTTAPHHSRSSPYPSDMAKMVGAPIFHVNGDDPEAVVHAAKVAVEFRQKFGKPVVIDMFCYRRFGHNEGDDPSLTQPLMYKKIGNQSTTLEIYAKRLVNEGLVTQADVDERITGFRAQLDGDLAAAKGFRPNKADWLDGKWSGFSQAQGDARRGETAVPHETLVEIGEKITTIPDDFNAHKTLQRLLKNRRKMIETEAGIDWGMAEHLAYGSLLNEGTGVRLVGQDSERGTFVQRHSVLNDQVNEDRFIPLNSVATGDAEFEVINSMLSENAVLGFEYGYSLAEPNSLVLWEAQFGDFANGAQVVIDQFISSGERKWLRMCGLVMLLPHGYEGQGPEHSSARLERYLQLCAEDNMQVVNCSTPANYFHVLRRQMHRNFRKPLIIMTPKSLLRHKRAVSTLKELGPDSSFHRLLWDDAELLPDQKIKLVDDKKIRRVVMCTGKVYYDLYEKREEHGIDDVYILRVEQLYPFPARALIKELGRFENAEFVWCQEEPKNMGAWFFVEPNIEWVLSHVGARKRRATYAGRPAAASPATGLMSKHLQELNQLLSEALIVD; from the coding sequence ATGATGAGCAAAAGCAGTTCAAACGAACAGCTTGAACGGACATCGTTCCTGTTTGGTACCAATGCCCCCTTTGTTGAAGAGCTTTACGCCCGTTTTCAGAACGATCCCCAGTCGGTTGACGCGGAATGGCGGACTTTCTTCGCATCCCTCGGTGATGACACTGCCGATGTTTTGAGAGAAGCAGAGGGTGCGTCTTGGAAGCGCCAGGATTGGCCAATGCACGCCAATGGGGAGATGGTCAGTGCGCTGGACGGAAATTGGCCGGCGGCAGATGAACAGGCGATCCGAACCAAACTACAGGCACGTACGCCGGAAGCCTCCGAAGAAAGTATTCGGGCCTCTACGCTCGACTCGGTCCGCGCGATCATGATGATCCGCGCCTATCGTATTCGTGGCCATCTGGATGCGGATCTCGATCCGTTGGCGCTGCGCGAAGAGAGCCATCATCCGGAACTCCAGCCTGAAAGCTACGGGTTCGGACCCGAGGATCTCGATCGACCCATCTTCCTTGATTACGTGCTGGGCCTTGAGACATCGACGATCCGCGAAATGCTGGAGATTTTGCGTCGGACCTATTGCGGGACTTTCGCGGTTGAGTTCATGCATGTTTCTGACCCAGAGGAAAAAGCCTGGATCCAGGAACGTATCGAAGGTCGCGACAAGGAAATCAGCTTTACGCGGGAAGGGCGTCTCGCCATTCTCGATAAGCTTATTCATGCGGAAGGGTTCGAGAAGTTCCTGGCGGTGAAATATACCGGCACGAAACGCTTTGGCCTTGATGGCGGTGAGGCCACCATTCCCGCACTTGAGCAGATCATCAAGCGCGGCGGCGCTCTTGGTGCCAAGGAGATTGTGGTGGGCATGCCTCACCGGGGTCGTCTGAATGTGCTGACCAATGTGATGGGGAAACCCTATCAAGCCATTTTCCATGAATTCTATGGCGGTTCTGCCAATCCTGAAGACGTAGATGGCTCAGGCGATGTGAAATATCACCTTGGCGCGTCGTCGGACCGCGAATTTGATGGCAACAAAGTGCATTTGTCGCTGACGGCCAATCCATCTCACCTGGAGATTGTTGATCCGGTTGTGCTCGGCAAAGCTCGGGCGAAGCAGGATCAGCTCCATGACCGCGAGCGCGGATCCGTTATCCCGCTGCTTCTTCATGGCGACGCGGCCTTTGCTGGCCAAGGTGTTGTGGCTGAGTGCCTTGGGCTCTCGGGTCTCAAGGGTCACCGTACGGGGGGCTCGATCCACTTCATCGTCAATAACCAGATTGGCTTTACGACAGCGCCGCACCACTCACGATCGTCACCCTATCCGTCTGATATGGCGAAAATGGTGGGTGCGCCGATCTTTCATGTGAATGGGGATGACCCGGAAGCTGTAGTTCACGCGGCGAAGGTTGCAGTTGAGTTCCGCCAGAAATTCGGCAAGCCGGTTGTTATCGACATGTTCTGCTATCGCCGCTTTGGCCACAATGAGGGCGATGATCCGTCTTTGACGCAGCCGCTCATGTACAAAAAGATTGGCAATCAATCAACGACGCTTGAAATTTATGCCAAGCGCCTGGTGAATGAAGGGCTTGTTACACAAGCCGATGTTGACGAACGCATCACCGGGTTCCGTGCACAGCTGGATGGTGATCTTGCTGCGGCAAAAGGTTTTCGTCCGAACAAGGCCGATTGGCTCGATGGCAAATGGTCGGGCTTTTCTCAAGCACAGGGTGATGCGCGTCGCGGGGAAACCGCAGTGCCGCATGAGACCCTTGTTGAGATCGGCGAAAAGATCACAACGATCCCCGATGATTTCAACGCGCATAAGACCCTGCAGAGATTACTGAAAAATCGCCGGAAAATGATCGAGACAGAAGCCGGCATTGATTGGGGCATGGCTGAGCATCTGGCCTATGGCTCGCTCTTGAACGAAGGCACTGGCGTGCGTTTGGTGGGTCAGGATTCAGAACGCGGGACTTTTGTTCAGCGGCACTCTGTTTTGAATGATCAGGTGAATGAAGATCGTTTCATTCCGCTCAACTCTGTTGCTACGGGGGACGCGGAGTTTGAAGTGATCAACTCCATGCTGTCGGAAAATGCGGTGCTTGGCTTTGAGTATGGCTACAGTCTGGCTGAACCTAATTCGCTCGTCCTTTGGGAAGCCCAGTTTGGCGACTTTGCCAATGGTGCGCAGGTCGTGATTGACCAGTTTATTTCCAGTGGCGAGCGCAAGTGGCTGCGTATGTGTGGCCTCGTAATGCTGTTGCCTCATGGATATGAGGGTCAAGGCCCAGAGCACTCATCGGCACGGTTGGAGCGCTACCTGCAGCTTTGCGCAGAAGACAATATGCAAGTGGTGAATTGCTCAACGCCTGCAAACTACTTTCATGTGCTGCGTCGCCAGATGCACCGGAACTTCCGCAAGCCGCTGATTATTATGACGCCGAAGTCGCTTTTGCGGCATAAGCGGGCCGTTTCAACATTGAAAGAGCTTGGACCCGATAGTTCGTTCCACCGCTTGCTGTGGGACGACGCAGAGCTTTTGCCTGATCAGAAGATCAAGCTCGTGGATGACAAAAAAATCCGCCGTGTCGTGATGTGTACCGGCAAGGTCTATTACGATCTTTACGAGAAACGCGAAGAGCACGGCATTGACGATGTGTACATCTTGCGTGTCGAACAGCTTTATCCGTTCCCGGCCCGCGCACTGATCAAGGAACTCGGCCGGTTTGAGAATGCAGAATTTGTGTGGTGCCAGGAAGAGCCGAAAAATATGGGTGCCTGGTTCTTTGTGGAGCCAAATATTGAGTGGGTCTTGTCGCACGTTGGTGCACGCAAGCGCCGGGCAACCTATGCGGGCCGCCCTGCGGCCGCGTCGCCTGCAACAGGCCTCATGAGTAAACATCTTCAAGAACTGAACCAGCTTCTTTCTGAAGCATTGATCGTCGACTGA